The following coding sequences lie in one Sorghum bicolor cultivar BTx623 chromosome 6, Sorghum_bicolor_NCBIv3, whole genome shotgun sequence genomic window:
- the LOC8056598 gene encoding prolyl endopeptidase gives MGSLATADEPLPPLKYPQPRRDDDIVDDYHGVLVPDPYRWMEELDSKEVKEFVDAQSAVASAVLSTCDHRGRLRGQLTALFDHPRFRAPFKRRGSYFYFHNPGLRPHSALYVQRGLGGAEPDVLLDPNTFSDDGTVSLGMVGVSDDGEHLAYGTSASGSDWVTIRVMRVRDKEHLPDTMSWVKFSRIAWTRDGLGFFYSRFPAPRGDVGGEMDSGIKTDVNLNHEVYYHFLGTEQSQDVLCWRDPDHPKYIYIPEVTEDGKYVILSVSETSEPVNKLYYCDLSALAHGLGGITKQSTHGNGMLPFVKLVDKFEAYYGLIANDGTEFTFLTNKDAPKYKLARVDVDDDAPGSWTDVVPEDDKAVLESACAVHGHKLLVNYLSDVKYVLQMRSLVTGEFLRDIPIDIGTVNGISGRRVDSEVFIEFASFLTPGIIYRCDVSAEIPEMDVYREISVPGFDRNEFEAKQVFYPSKDGTKIPMFIISKKGMDLDGSHPALLFGYGGFGVSITPQFSVTRVVLMRNLGFVTCVANIRGGGEYGEDWHRAGSLANKQNCFDDFIAAGEFLVSAGYTSPARLCIEGGSNGGLLVAACMNQRPDLFGCALAHVGVMDMLRFHKFTIGRAWTCDFGCSDNEEEFHWLIKYSPLHNVRRPWEKEKWAAATGGGQYPATMLLTADHDDRVVPSHTLKFLATMQHVLRAGAEGGSPQTNPIIARIERNSGHCCGRSTQKIIDEAADRYAFAAKMMGVSWID, from the exons ATGGGCTCCCTGGCCACCGCAGACGAGCCGCTGCCGCCGCTCAAGTACCCTCAGCCTCGCCGCGACGACGACATTGTCGACGACTACCATGGCGTCCTTGTGCCGGATCCCTACAGATG GATGGAGGAGCTGGattcgaaggaggtgaaggagtTCGTGGACGCGCAGTCGGCCGTGGCCAGCGCCGTGCTGTCCACCTGCGACCACCGCGGCCGCCTGCGCGGGCAGCTCACCGCGCTCTTCGACCACCCGCGCTTCCGCGCGCCCTTCAAGCGCCGGGGCAGCTACTTCTACTTCCACAACCCCGGCCTCCGCCCGCACAGCGCCCTCTACGTGCAGCGCGGGCTGGGCGGCGCCGAGCCCGACGTGCTGCTGGACCCCAACACCTTCAGCGACGACGGCACGGTGTCGCTCGGCATGGTCGGCGTCAGcgacgacggcgagcacctGGCCTACGGCACCAGCGCCAGCGGCAGCGACTGGGTCACCATCAGGGTCATGCGCGTGCGCGACAAGGAGCACCTGCCCGATACGATGTCCTGG GTGAAATTCTCGCGCATCGCGTGGACTCGTGACGGCCTGGGTTTCTTCTACTCGCGTTTTCCGGCTCCAAG GGGGGATGTTGGTGGGGAGATGGATTCTGGGATCAAGACTGACGTTAATCTcaaccacgaagtctactaccATTTCCTTGGAACAGAGCAGTCACAGGACGTGTTGTGCTGGAGAGACCCTGACCATCCCAAGTACATATACATCCCTGAAGTCACAGAAGACGGCAAG TATGTGATCCTTTCAGTTTCAGAAACGTCAGAGCCGGTGAACAAGCTCTACTACTGCGACCTCTCAGCTCTTGCTCACGGGCTGGGCGGCATCACGAAGCAGAGCACCCATGGCAATGGCATGCTCCCCTTCGTCAAGCTCGTGGACAAATTCGAGGCCTACTACGGGCTCATCGCCAACGACGGCACCGAGTTCACGTTCCTCACAAACAAGGACGCTCCAAAGTACAAACTGGCGAGGGtcgacgtcgacgacgacgCACCCGGATCGTGGACGGATGTCGTTCCCGAAGACGACAAGGCGGTCCTGGAATCGGCGTGCGCCGTCCATGGCCACAAGCTGCTGGTGAACTACCTGTCCGATGTCAAGTACGTCCTGCAGATGAGGAGCTTGGTCACTGGGGAGTTTCTTCGTGACATACCCATTGACATTGGCACTGTCAACGGGATCTCCGGCAGACGAGTCGACTCCGAGGTGTTCATTGAGTTTGCGAGCTTCCTTACCCCCGGGATCATCTATAGGTGCGATGTCAGCGCTGAGATCCCAGAGATGGACGTGTACAGAGAGATCTCAGTTCCAGGCTTTGATCGAAACGAGTTTGAAGCAAAGCAG GTATTTTACCCGAGCAAGGATGGAACCAAGATCCCAATGTTCATCATATCCAAGAAGGGCATGGACCTCGACGGCTCACACCCAGCGTTACTGTTCGGGTACGGCGGTTTCGGCGTGAGCATAACGCCGCAATTCAGCGTCACCCGCGTGGTCCTCATGAGGAACCTAGGGTTCGTGACGTGCGTCGCCAACATCAGGGGCGGCGGAGAGTACGGCGAGGACTGGCACAGGGCCGGGTCGCTCGCCAACAAGCAGAACTGCTTCGACGACTTCATCGCCGCCGGCGAGTTCCTCGTCTCCGCGGGCTACACCAGCCCGGCGAGGCTGTGCATCGAGGGCGGCAGCAACGGGGGCCTCCTGGTAGCTGCCTGCATGAACCAG CGCCCTGATCTGTTTGGCTGTGCCCTGGCCCATGTGGGAGTGATGGACATGCTACGGTTCCACAAGTTCACCATAG GTCGTGCATGGACTTGCGACTTTGGGTGTTCGGACAACGAGGAAGAGTTCCACTGGCTTATCAA GTACTCCCCCCTCCACAACGTGCGGCGGCCGTGGGAGAAGGAGAAGTGGGCGGCTGCCACCGGCGGCGGGCAGTACCCTGCAACCATGCTGCTGACGGCGGACCACGACGACCGCGTCGTGCCGTCGCACACGCTCAAGTTCCTCGCG ACGATGCAGCACGTCCTGCGCGCGGGCGCGGAGGGCGGCAGCCCGCAGACGAACCCCATCATCGCCCGGATCGAGCGCAACAGCGGCCACTGCTGCGGCCGATCCACGCAAAAAATC ATCGACGAGGCAGCGGATCGATACGCGTTCGCggcgaagatgatgggagtcTCTTGGATCGATTGA
- the LOC8056599 gene encoding coiled-coil domain-containing protein 124, with product MPKKMGVNSKAEAARERRSAAEADRRDRQERAKEEQYWAEAEGPKSRAARRREEDAEKRAEAAARKAENRRLAEAEAAAVAASASAPSKAAARKASRVAAPPPKVTEAELARLREEERLRLEREAEAAKKRAARVAEEEEYERVVLVENTNRDDSLIEARSVEEAIARMSVVDPQASLPADKHPERRLKSTFKAFEEAELPKLKEEKPGLTLHQYKDMIWKLWKKSPDNPLNQAAD from the exons ATGCCGAAGAAGATGGGCGTGAACTCCAAGGCGGAGGCGGCCCGCGAGCGCCGCTCCGCCGCGGAGGCCGACCGGCGCGACCGCCAGGAGCGCGCCAAGGAGGAGCAGTACTGGGCCGAGGCCGAGGGCCCCAAGTCCCGCGCCGCGCGCCGCCGGGAGGAGGACGCCGAGAAGCGCGCCGAGGCCGCGGCGCGCAAGGCTGAGAACCGCCGCCTCGCCGAGGCcgaggccgccgccgtcgccgcttcCGCGTCGGCGCCGTCCAAGGCCGCCGCGCGCAAGGCGTCCCGCGTCGCTGCCCCGCCCCCCAAGGTCACCGAGGCCGAGCTCGCGCGCCTCCGGGAGGAGGAGCGGCTCCGCCTCGAGCGCGAGGCGGAGGCCGCCAAGAAGCGCGCCGCCCGGGTCGCCGAGGAGGAGGAGTACGAGCGCGTAGTGCTCGTTGAGAACACTAACAGGGATGATTCCCTCATCGAGGCCAGGTCGGTTGAGGAGGCCATCGCGAGGATGTCGGTCGTGGATCCGCAGGCGTCCCTGCCCGCTGACAAGCATCCTGAGCGTCGTCTCAAGTCGACATTTAAG GCATTTGAAGAGGCAGAGCTCCCTAAGCTGAAGGAAGAAAAGCCAGGCCTAACGCTGCACCAGTACAAAGACATGATATGGAAATTGTGGAAGAAGTCTCCAGACAACCCTCTTAACCAG GCTGCTGACTAA
- the LOC8056600 gene encoding putative tRNA pseudouridine synthase Pus10, with product MAEASASAEAEARSILERAAESSFPPLHAVHHLLSVGVCVRCILRLLGAYSSACSYASLTASVLHSFLEEHDDSMKGDSCPCLSMNDAYCSVCLGVLLPAFHRDEGLETPNGISHIDNISSMISQVVQREGYQVDEFSLEISLPPVIAANERAIRLYMKQKYVNENWFKDKMFPQQTISVKEALRLLIAPSLEKLTNAKHGNNSFRIRLAYTHGDASQKLHSLLPNEHSRKRKTDSRNGGDTSNEAHKRNSADGNNKQSSESDSFIYKTLEGIQDQEFCNVFQLPPEKVFKPCHLVISCLRSPIFLGGRYLKLSRNVSQSCWIIDDERMGEASVEEIVGENVRAICRGDSCKFHAAGREDIDVRMLGSGRPFLVEVLNVRSIPSETEVQQIEERINNSEKKYVRIRNLKLVGNEIWTMMREGEAEKQKQYTALIWTSRDLTEDDLHNISITKDMEIVQKTPIRVLHRRSPLERKRIIHWMEIEKVAGSSTYYLLHLCTQAGTYIKEFVHGDLGRTHPSIGAILGCRAEILQLDVTDVKMDFLQ from the exons ATGGCGGAGGCCAGTGcatcggcggaggcggaggctagGAGCATCCTTGAACGCGCAGCGGAGTCTTCCTTCCCGCCGCTGCACGCCGTCCACCACCTCCTTTCCGTCGGG GTCTGTGTGCGCTGCATCCTGCGCCTGCTTGGAGCCTATAGCAGTGCCTGCTCATATGCATCTCTTACGGCATCAGTTTTGCATTCGTTTCTTGAAGAACACGACGATTCCATGAAAGGAGATTCCTGTCCATGTCTGTCGATGAATGATGCATATTGCTCTGTCTGCTTGGGAGTATTGCTGCCAGCCTTCCATCGAGATGAAGGTCTGGAAACACCTAATGGCATTTCTCATATTGACAACATCTCTTCAATGATATCTCAAGTAGTGCAAAGGGAGGGTTACCAAGTTGATGAGTTTTCTCTAGAAATTTCACTACCGCCGGTTATAGCCGCTAATGAGCGTGCAATtag ATTATATATGAAACAAAAATATGTCAACGAGAATTGGTTCAAGGACAAAATGTTTCCACAACAAACAATTTCAGTGAAGGAAGCCTTGCGACTTTTGATAGCACCATCACTCGAGAAACTAACG AATGCAAAACATGGTAACAATTCATTTAGAATTCGCTTAGCATATACTCACGGTGATGCTTCACAAAAGCTTCATAGTTTACTGCCGAATGAGCACAGCCGTAAAAGGAAAACAG ATTCAAGAAATGGAGGTGATACTTCAAATGAGGCCCATAAAAGGAATTCAGCAGATGGCAACAATAAACAATCAAGTGAATCAGATTCATTCATCTACAAGACTCTTGAGGGCATCCAAGATCAAGAATTCTGTAATGTATTTCAATTGCCTCCTGAAAAG GTGTTCAAACCCTGCCATCTTGTAATATCATGCTTGAGGTCACCTATATTTCTTGGTGGAAGATATTTGAAG CTTTCAAGGAATGTCAGTCAGTCATGTTGGATAATAGATGATGAGAGAATGGGTGAAGCTTCAGTTGAG GAGATAGTTGGGGAGAATGTTCGTGCCATCTGCAGAGGTGATAGCTGCAAGTTCCATGCTGCTGGGAGAGAAGACATTGAT GTACGGATGCTTGGATCTGGTCGTCCATTTCTAGTTGAAGTATTGAATGTTCGATCCATTCCATCTGAAACTGAAGTTCAACAAATTGAAGAGAGAATCAACAACTCTGAAAAGAAATAT GTCAGAATTCGAAATCTCAAGTTGGTAGGTAATGAAATATGGACCATGATGCGTGAAGGAGAAGCAGAGAAACAG AAGCAGTATACTGCCCTTATATGGACTTCTCGTGATCTGACAGAGGATGATCTGCATAATATTTCTATTACGAAGGATATG GAAATTGTACAGAAGACCCCAATAAGAGTACTTCATCGTAGAAGCCCATTAGAGCGGAAGCGCATTATACACTG GATGGAGATTGAGAAAGTTGCAGGCAGCTCAACTTACTACTTGCTGCATCTATGCACACAG GCTGGAACATACATCAAAGAATTTGTGCATGGTGATCTTGGACGCACGCACCCCAG CATCGGAGCCATCCTAGGGTGCAGAGCTGAGATATTGCAACTCGATGTCACTGATGTTAAGATGGACTTCCTCCAGTAG
- the LOC8057569 gene encoding GDSL esterase/lipase At1g71691 produces MAAGRAFVVLIVLCSLPVQPLQACATKKRLVPAMFVFGDSLVDVGNNNHLPSVNNSCKANYPPYGVDYPGHSPTGRFSNGHNLADQLAQQLGFDESPPPFLSLKNAMARRFSRLTSTGGINFASGGSGLLNTTGGSKCGGQVVSMAEQVGNFKSLVRAWASKKPKRKHRAAAVADLISNSLVFISVGSNDLFEYSDLLADPNHDPNVTRNDAAFLQGLVHLYAAYVKDLYAAGATKFSVVSPSLIGCCPSQRKIANESNDMDVSGCFSTANSLSMQLYPMINSMLQNLSEKELPGMKYSLGDATGMARYILGQTPPNNFTTTDRPCCGSKDYGDTGCNTSVPLCGYRKSFFFWDRYHPTEAASAITATELFSGNETYVHPVNVQQLVASRP; encoded by the exons ATGGCCGCCGGCCGCGCATTCGTGGTGCTCATTGTCCTGTGCTCGCTGCCCGTCCAGCCGCTGCAGGCTTGCGCCACGAAGAAGCGCCTCGTGCCGGCGATGTTCGTGTTCGGGGACTCCCTGGTGGACGTCGGCAACAACAACCACCTGCCCAGCGTCAACAACAGCTGCAAAGCGAACTACCCGCCCTACGGCGTCGACTACCCCGGCCACTCACCGACCGGCCGCTTCAGCAACGGCCACAACTTGGCCGACCAGCtag CTCAGCAGCTGGGGTTTGACGAGAGCCCGCCACCTTTTCTCTCCCTGAAGAACGCGATGGCGAGGAGGTTCAGTCGGCTGACGAGCACGGGCGGCATCAACTTCGCGTCAGGAGGGTCGGGGCTCCTTAATACGACCGGCGGCAGTAAa TGTGGCGGCCAGGTGGTTTCCATGGCCGAGCAAGTCGGCAACTTCAAGAGTCTCGTTCGGGCGTGGGCGAGCAAGAAACCGAAACGGAAACACcgagcggcggcggtggccgaCCTCATCTCCAATTCACTCGTCTTCATCAGCGTCGGCAGCAACGACCTGTTCGAGTACAGTGATCTCCTCGCAGATCCTAATCACGACCCCAACGTTACCCGCAACGACGCCGCTTTTTTGCAAGGACTCGTTCATCTTTACGCGGCCTACGTGAAG GACTTGTACGCCGCCGGGGCAACCAAGTTCAGCGTCGTGAGCCCGTCGCTGATCGGGTGCTGCCCGTCGCAGAGGAAGATAGCCAATGAGTCGAATGACATGGACGTCTCCGGCTGCTTCAGCACGGCTAACAGCCTCTCCATGCAGCTATACCCCATGATCAACTCCATGCTGCAGAACCTCAGCGAGAAGGAGCTGCCCGGCATGAAGTATTCCCTCGGAGACGCCACCGGGATGGCCCGATATATATTGGGCCAGACGCCTCCCAACA ACTTCACTACAACCGACCGCCCGTGCTGCGGCTCAAAGGATTACGGCGACACCGGGTGCAACACCTCGGTTCCGCTGTGCGGCTACCGGAAAAGCTTCTTCTTCTGGGACAGGTACCATCCCACCGAGGCGGCGTCGGCGATCACCGCGACGGAGCTCTTCAGCGGCAACGAGACCTACGTCCACCCGGTCAACGTGCAGCAGCTGGTGGCGTCGCGGCCATGA
- the LOC8057570 gene encoding GDSL esterase/lipase At5g55050, whose amino-acid sequence MAIHGGASCRLAAVCLLLELLALQGGAGAAEPLVPAMFVFGDSMVDVGNNNFIDKCDISCKADYPHFGVDYLDHAPTGRFSNGYNLADHLAQELGFAESPPPFLSLSNASQWMSKGINFASGGSGLLLKTGNDGRTCTQVLSIAEQVSNFTNLAWQWAASGDNRSADLLSKSLFFISAGSNDLFEYIDLGPHDNDTKLLQDLVASYAAYLRDLYDVGARKFSVVSTSLVGCCPSQRLIAHRLQDPKGAIDEYGCLAPLNSLSYQLYPMFAAMLQDLSVELPGMNYSLANSTKMAEWVLETPASEPTNDFTFTVLDTACCGAGKFGAEYDCNFSAPLCPNRSNHLFWDDYHPTEALTQLAAKMIFSDPFRLFAHPITVQQLVGGGAPATLENI is encoded by the exons ATGGCCATCCACGGTGGGGCATCCTGTAGGCTCGCTGCCGTGTGCTTGTTGCTGGAGCTCCTCGCGCTGCAGGGTGGTGCCGGTGCCGCGGAGCCGCTCGTGCCGGCGATGTTCGTGTTCGGGGACTCCATGGTGGACGTCGGCAACAACAACTTCATTGACAAGTGCGACATCAGCTGCAAAGCCGACTACCCGCACTTCGGCGTGGACTACCTCGACCATGCACCCACCGGCAGGTTCAGCAATGGCTACAACCTGGCAGACCATCTAG CACAAGAGCttggctttgccgagagcccgccGCCATTCCTGTCCCTGTCAAACGCGAGCCAGTGGATGAGCAAGGGCATCAACTTCGCGTCAGGAGGGTCGGGGCTCCTTCTTAAAACCGGCAATGATGGAAGAACG TGTACGCAAGTTCTGTCCATCGCTGAGCAGGTCAGCAACTTCACGAATCTTGCTTGGCAGTGGGCAGCAAGTGGTGATAACAGGTCAGCCGATCTCTTGTCCAAATCACTCTTCTTCATCAGCGCCGGCAGCAACGACCTGTTCGAGTACATCGATCTAGGCCCCCACGACAACGACACGAAACTATTGCAAGACCTCGTTGCCTCCTACGCAGCCTACCTGAGG GACTTGTATGACGTTGGGGCAAGGAAGTTCAGCGTGGTGAGCACGTCGCTGGTGGGTTGCTGCCCGTCGCAGAGACTCATAGCTCATCGTCTCCAGGACCCCAAGGGCGCCATCGACGAGTACGGGTGCCTCGCCCCGCTGAACAGCCTCTCCTACCAGCTTTACCCCATGTTCGCCGCCATGCTGCAGGACCTCagcgtggagctgcccggcatGAACTACTCCTTGGCCAACTCGACCAAGATGGCCGAGTGGGTGTTGGAAACCCCGGCCTCCGAGCCAACAA ACGACTTCACGTTCACGGTGCTGGACACTGCGTGCTGTGGCGCAGGGAAGTTTGGCGCGGAGTACGATTGCAACTTCTCGGCTCCCCTGTGCCCGAACCGCAGCAACCACCTCTTCTGGGACGATTACCACCCCACCGAAGCCCTGACGCAGCTCGCTGCGAAGATGATATTCAGCGACCCTTTCAGGCTCTTCGCCCACCCCATCACCGTGCAGCAGCTGGTCGGCGGTGGAGCGCCTGCGACCCTAGAGAATATATGA
- the LOC8057571 gene encoding L-ascorbate oxidase homolog, which translates to MRFVLFFVCICFLSFSAARAEGPYQFLDWEITYGNISRLGVSQQAILINGEFPGPKIECQTNENLIINVRNNLSDPFLLSWSGLQQRKNSWQDGVSGTNCPIPPGQNFTYRMQAKDQIGSFYYFPSLAFHKAAGGFGAIRIYSRPRIPIPFPPPADEYTVLIGDWYATNHKSLQDMLDSGKELPPPDGILINGKGSTDAAHFAVEQGKTYRLRISNVGLQNTLNIRIQEHNMTLVEVEGTHTVQNTYSSLDVHVGQSLSVLFTADRPAKDYHVVVSARFTNATLLSTAVVRYAGSSGLASGPLPAGPTDDVDFSLNQARSIRTNLTASGPRPNPQGSYHYGSINVTRTIRLASSAVLVGGKRRYAVNGVSFAEADTPLKLADYYNISGVFRLGGIPDAPAAAATTGTAGGAATDDAPPPAATGTGDGAAEEVRNETAVMDSDHRSFVEVVLENGEDSVQSWHLDGYSVFVVGMDVGTWSNKSRDGYNLVDAVSRCTVQVYPRGWTAVLIALDNVGMWNMRSEVWARRYLGQQFYLRVYTPSRSFRDELPMPDNALLCGRATAAAATNSSRRLPLPRLY; encoded by the exons ATGAGATTTGTTCTTTTCTTCGTATGCATTTGCTTCTTGTCCTTCTCAGCAGCGAGGGCGGAAGGTCCGTACCAGTTTTTGGATTGGGAGATCACTTATGGCAATATCAGTCGTCTTGGAGTTTCACAACAG GCAATCCTCATCAACGGGGAATTCCCGGGACCGAAGATTGAGTGTCAAACAAACGAGAACTTGATTATTAACGTCCGCAACAATTTGTCTGATCCGTTCTTGCTCTCATG GAGTGGTTTGCAGCAACGCAAGAATTCATGGCAGGATGGCGTTTCTGGCACCAACTGCCCAATCCCTCCCGGCCAAAACTTCACGTATCGCATGCAGGCCAAGGACCAAATCGGCAGCTTCTACTACTTCCCCTCGCTGGCCTTCCATAAGGCCGCCGGTGGCTTCGGCGCTATCCGCATCTACAGCCGGCCAAGGATTCCCATCCCGTTCCCGCCGCCGGCCGACGAGTACACGGTGCTCATCGGTGACTGGTACGCCACCAATCATAAg TCTCTGCAAGACATGCTGGACAGTGGAAAGGAATTGCCTCCCCCTGATGGCATCTTGATCAACGGCAAGGGTAGTACGGACGCTGCACATTTCGCCGTGGAGCAAG GAAAGACATACAGGCTTCGCATCTCGAATGTTGGCCTGCAGAACACACTGAACATCCGGATCCAGGAGCACAACATGACGCTGGTCGAGGTGGAGGGCACGCACACGGTGCAGAACACCTACAGCTCCCTCGACGTCCACGTCGGCCAGTCGCTCTCGGTGCTCTTCACCGCCGACCGCCCCGCCAAGGACTACCACGTCGTCGTCTCCGCCCGCTTCACCAACGCCACCCTCCTCTCCACCGCCGTCGTCCGCTACGCCGGCTCCAGTGGCCTTGCTTCCGGGCCACTGCCCGCTGGGCCCACCGACGACGTTGACTTCTCTCTCAACCAGGCTCGCTCCATCAG GACTAACCTGACGGCGAGCGGGCCGAGGCCGAACCCGCAGGGCTCGTACCACTACGGCTCCATCAACGTGACGCGCACCATCCGGTTGGCGAGCTCGGCCGTGCTGGTCGGCGGCAAGCGCCGGTACGCGGTGAACGGCGTCTCGTTCGCGGAGGCCGACACGCCGCTCAAGCTGGCGGATTACTACAACATCAGCGGCGTGTTCCGGCTCGGTGGCATCCCCgacgcgccggcggcggcggccaccacCGGTACTGCTGGCGGCGCCGCAACCGACGACGCGCCACCGCCGGCGGCCACCGGTACCGGCGACGGCGCTGCGGAGGAGGTGCGGAACGAGACGGCGGTCATGGACTCGGACCACCGCTCCTTCGTCGAGGTCGTGCTCGAGAACGGCGAGGACAGCGTCCAGAGCTGGCACCTCGACGGCTACAGCGTCTTCGTCGTCGG AATGGACGTGGGGACGTGGAGCAACAAGAGCAGGGATGGCTACAACCTTGTGGACGCTGTGTCGCGCTGCACCGTGCAGGTGTACCCAAGAGGGTGGACGGCGGTTCTGATCGCGCTGGACAACGTGGGGATGTGGAACATGAGGTCGGAGGTGTGGGCGCGCAGGTACCTGGGCCAGCAGTTCTACCTCCGGGTGTACACGCCGTCGCGCTCGTTCCGCGACGAGCTGCCCATGCCGGACAACGCGCTCCTCTGCGgccgcgccaccgccgccgccgccaccaacaGCAGCCGCCGCCTACCCCTGCCGCGGCTGTACTAG
- the LOC8057572 gene encoding lysine histidine transporter-like 8, with protein MSSSKQDAISEVESAPPTPRPPTTPPVVSTPPSQIHSPRGPASGGRSPLHAMASPLRAMASPLRAMATPLASPVRKAVAGVKAVGNITRLADPRDAWLPITESRSGNAYYAAFHNLSSGIGFQALVLPVAFASLGWTWAIICLTLAFGWQLYTLWLLVRLHEPVAGAARYSRYMHLANTVFGERWAKILALFPVMYLSAGICTALIIVGGGSMKSLFSLACGESCLAHNLTTVEWYLVFICAAVLLSQLPNLNSIAGVSLVGATAAVAYCTMIWVVSVSKGRVAGVSYDPVKSNNDVDAALSILNGLGIIAFAFRGHNVVLEIQGTMPSTLKHPSHVPMWKGVKVAYGIIALCLYPIAIGGFWAYGNQIPSGGILTALYQFHSRDVSRLVLGTTTLLVIINCLTTYQIYAMPVYDNMEAGYVHKKNRPCPWWLRSGFRAFFGGINFLIAVALPFLSQLAGLMGGISLPITLAYPCFMWVAIKKPRKGTATWNVNWALGILGMAISVVLIVGNLWGLVQTGLRLNFFKPDNMQ; from the exons atgTCGTCCAGCAAGCAGGACGCGATCAGCGAGGTGGAGTCGGCGCCGCCGACTCCGCGCCCGCCGACGACGCCGCCGGTGGTGTCGACCCCGCCGTCGCAGATACACTCCCCGCGGGGGCCCGCCAGCGGCGGGCGGTCGCCGCTGCACGCCATGGCGTCCCCGCTGCGCGCCATGGCGTCGCCGCTTCGCGCCATGGCGACGCCGCTCGCCAGCCCCGTGAGGAAGGCGGTGGCGGGCGTGAAGGCGGTGGGCAACATCACGCGGCTCGCGGACCCGCGCGACGCCTGGCTGCCCATCACCGAGTCCCGGAGCGGCAACGCCTACTACGCCGCGTTCCACAACCTCAGCTCCGGGATCGGGTTCCAGGCGCTCGTGCTCCCCGTGGCCTTCGCCTCCCTGGGATGGACGTGGGCGATCATCTGCCTCACCCTGGCGTTCGGCTGGCAGCTCTACACGCTGTGGCTCCTCGTCAGGCTCCACGAGCCTGTCGCCGGCGCCGCCCGCTACAGCCGGTACATGCACCTCGCCAACACCGTGTTCG GCGAGAGATGGGCCAAGATCCTGGCGCTGTTCCCGGTGATGTACCTGTCGGCGGGGATCTGCACGGCGCTCATCATCGTGGGCGGCGGCAGCATGAAGAGTCTGTTCAGCCTGGCGTGCGGCGAGTCGTGCCTGGCGCACAACCTCACCACCGTGGAGTGGTACCTCGTCTTCATCTGCGCGGCCGTGCTGCTGTCCCAGCTCCCCAACCTCAACTCCATCGCCGGCGTGTCACTGGTGGGCGCCACGGCCGCCGTCGCCTACTGCACCATGATCTGGGTCGTGTCCGTGTCCAAGGGCAGGGTGGCCGGCGTGTCCTACGACCCCGTCAAGTCCAACAACGACGTGGACGCCGCACTTAGCATCCTCAATGGCCTCGGAATCATTGCCTTCGCTTTCAGGGGCCACAATGTCGTGCTGGAGATTCAG GGCACGATGCCGTCGACTCTGAAACATCCTTCTCATGTGCCCATGTGGAAAGGCGTTAAGGTAGCATACGGCATCATCGCGCTCTGCCTGTACCCCATTGCCATTGGTGGCTTCTGGGCTTATGGCAACCAG ATACCTTCAGGTGGCATCCTGACCGCGCTGTACCAGTTCCACAGCCGCGACGTGTCGAGGCTAGTGCTGGGGACGACCACGCTGCTGGTGATCATCAACTGCCTGACGACGTACCAGATCTACGCCATGCCGGTGTACGACAACATGGAGGCCGGGTACGTGCACAAGAAGAACCGGCCGTGCCCCTGGTGGCTGCGCTCGGGCTTCCGCGCCTTCTTCGGCGGCATCAACTTCCTCATCGCCGTCGCGCTGCCGTTCCTGTCGCAGCTCGCGGGCCTCATGGGGGGCATCTCGCTGCCCATCACACTGGCGTACCCGTGCTTCATGTGGGTGGCCATCAAGAAGCCCCGGAAGGGCACCGCGACGTGGAACGTCAACTGGGCGCTGGGAATCCTCGGCATGGCCATCAGCGTCGTCCTCATAGTCGGAAACCTCTGGGGTCTCGTGCAGACAGGCTTGCGGCTCAACTTCTTCAAGCCTGACAATATGCAGTGA